The nucleotide sequence AATAACTACATCAAGCAGGCTGCCCGCTTCAAGAACACCATCGACGAGGTCAAAGCCCCCGACCGCATCGACGCCGTGATCCAGCGCCTGCGGCGCAAGGCCCTCGACCTCGACCTCTCCCCCAACCTCGTCGCCGAACTCTACACGCTGATGATCAACGAGATGGTCGAGACGGAGATCGCCGAACTGCGCAACGCGAAAGACCTGTAGATGTCCCGCTTCGACGCCGCTGCCGCCGACTGGGACAAGGGCGACCTGCGCCAGCAGATCGCCGCGCATACCGCCGACGCCGTCATCAATACCATTGCCCTGAACGACACTATGTCCGTGCTCGACTTCGGCGCGGGGACGGGACTGCTGACCTACCGTGTCGCGCCCCATGTCCACGCTGTCACCGCCGTCGACACCTCCGAAAAGATGCTCGAAGTGTTGAAGAGCAAAAGCACCCCGGAACACCAGATCAAAACCGCCTGCTGCGATATCACGCAGATGCCGCTGAGCGAGACCTTCGACGGCATTATCAGCTCCATGGCGATGCACCACGTCGAAGACACCGAAGGGTTCCTCAAGACCCTCTATGACCACCTCAATCCCGGCGGCTTCATCGCCGTCGCGGACCTCGACAAAGAGGACGGCAGCTTCCACTCCCACGGCAACGACGGGGTCTTTCATTTCGGTTTCGACAGAGACAAATTGACGGAGATGGCAACAAAATGCGGGTTCGTCGATGCAGCCTTCACGACCGCACTGACGATTGAGAAACCAGACAGGGACTACCCGGTGTTTTTGTTCAGCGCCTATAAAGCGCGCTGATCACTCCTCTTCTTCTTTCTTCTCTTCGCGCTTGCAGCCCGTATTGAGTTTCAGCGGGATATAAAGCGGGCAGACACCCAGTACGCCCGTCAGCAGCGGCACCAGCCCGATCACGGCAACGATGTAGTTCGGCGCCATAAGCCCGTAGGCGATCAAGGCGATGCCCAGAACGATCCTTATCATCTTATCGACGGTTCCCATATTGACACACATCATATTCTCCTTGAGTATAAAACTTGGATGGAATAGAGTATATACAAATTGGGTGACCGCCGTCAGTAACCTAGGTCA is from Sulfurimonas sp. HSL-1656 and encodes:
- a CDS encoding chorismate mutase translates to MKECNSLAEVRQEIDKLDDMIVELIAKRNNYIKQAARFKNTIDEVKAPDRIDAVIQRLRRKALDLDLSPNLVAELYTLMINEMVETEIAELRNAKDL
- a CDS encoding class I SAM-dependent methyltransferase, whose protein sequence is MSRFDAAAADWDKGDLRQQIAAHTADAVINTIALNDTMSVLDFGAGTGLLTYRVAPHVHAVTAVDTSEKMLEVLKSKSTPEHQIKTACCDITQMPLSETFDGIISSMAMHHVEDTEGFLKTLYDHLNPGGFIAVADLDKEDGSFHSHGNDGVFHFGFDRDKLTEMATKCGFVDAAFTTALTIEKPDRDYPVFLFSAYKAR
- a CDS encoding DUF2892 domain-containing protein; the protein is MCVNMGTVDKMIRIVLGIALIAYGLMAPNYIVAVIGLVPLLTGVLGVCPLYIPLKLNTGCKREEKKEEEE